The Mesobacillus jeotgali genome window below encodes:
- the hisC gene encoding histidinol-phosphate transaminase codes for MNVKARAELEGITPYALGQSIEEIKELYGITTVRKLSDNENVYGTSPKVKEAIMQASANLAFYPDGMTSGIVEKLSVHYQLDPKHFMVSNGSEEIIRLLTRAYIDKSDEAVMAEVTFPRYKTNVVIEGGRAVTVPMIDGRHDLKKMQEAIINNTKMVFVCNPNNPTGTIVAKQELFEFIDNVPSNVLIIMDEAYFEYADSEEYLDTMPLLKQYKNLVILRTFSKIYGLASLRVGYGVMHEDIAKELHKVRDVFNVNQLAQAAAMAAIEDQAFVQDCSAKNSAERDFLKEKFKELEIDSFPSQSNFLFAFTNRPVIKTLTENGVLVRQMQLPGYKEAFRITLGSREDHEFILHIVSQLFHERAV; via the coding sequence TTGAATGTAAAAGCAAGAGCAGAACTGGAAGGCATCACACCATATGCCCTCGGCCAAAGCATTGAGGAAATCAAGGAATTGTATGGAATCACGACAGTCAGGAAGCTTTCGGATAATGAAAATGTATATGGTACTTCGCCAAAAGTGAAGGAAGCAATCATGCAGGCATCTGCTAACCTGGCATTTTATCCGGACGGAATGACTTCAGGGATTGTTGAAAAACTTTCCGTCCATTATCAATTGGACCCAAAGCATTTTATGGTATCCAATGGTTCGGAGGAAATCATCCGCCTGCTGACAAGAGCGTATATTGATAAAAGTGACGAAGCGGTGATGGCAGAGGTAACTTTCCCTAGGTATAAAACGAATGTTGTAATTGAGGGCGGGAGAGCTGTCACTGTTCCGATGATAGATGGCAGGCATGATCTTAAAAAAATGCAGGAAGCGATCATCAATAATACGAAAATGGTGTTCGTCTGCAATCCAAACAATCCAACCGGGACGATTGTGGCTAAACAAGAATTGTTTGAGTTTATCGATAATGTGCCTTCAAATGTTCTGATTATCATGGACGAAGCTTATTTTGAATATGCTGACTCCGAGGAATATCTTGATACGATGCCATTGCTTAAGCAATATAAAAATCTTGTAATCCTGAGGACTTTTTCAAAAATCTATGGCCTTGCCAGTTTGCGTGTCGGCTATGGTGTCATGCATGAAGACATTGCGAAAGAGCTTCACAAAGTCAGGGATGTATTCAATGTCAACCAGCTGGCCCAGGCGGCAGCGATGGCAGCGATTGAGGATCAGGCTTTCGTCCAGGACTGCTCAGCTAAAAATAGTGCAGAAAGAGACTTCTTGAAAGAGAAGTTCAAAGAGCTGGAGATTGATAGTTTCCCTTCGCAATCCAACTTCTTGTTTGCCTTCACGAACAGGCCGGTCATCAAGACGCTCACGGAAAATGGTGTCCTCGTCAGACAAATGCAGCTTCCGGGTTATAAAGAAGCATTCAGAATCACACTAGGCAGCCGTGAAGACCATGAATTCATCCTGCACATCGTCAGCCAGCTTTTTCATGAAAGGGCGGTGTAA
- a CDS encoding flavin reductase family protein — protein MEIKTDQLEWRDAYKLLQGSVLPRPIAFVSSQDENGNANLAPFSFFTVISANPMMVCFSPMRRGTDGAKKDTLRNIESTNEFVINIVSEEFVQQMNDCATEFPSEVDEFDASGLTKVDSVAVKPSRVKESKVHLECVLDQVLHFGGEEAGSGSLVIGKVVHVHVDDDLYENGRINSEKLNPVGRLAGATYTLPLAKTFELQRK, from the coding sequence TTGGAAATCAAAACTGATCAACTTGAATGGAGAGACGCATACAAGCTATTGCAAGGTTCTGTCCTGCCAAGGCCCATTGCCTTTGTTTCCAGCCAAGATGAAAACGGAAACGCCAATTTGGCTCCATTCAGTTTTTTTACCGTCATCAGTGCGAATCCGATGATGGTCTGCTTCTCCCCAATGAGAAGAGGGACGGATGGTGCAAAGAAGGATACATTGAGGAATATTGAAAGCACAAATGAGTTCGTCATCAATATTGTCAGTGAAGAGTTCGTTCAGCAGATGAATGACTGTGCGACTGAATTTCCGTCAGAAGTCGATGAATTCGATGCTTCCGGACTGACAAAGGTTGACAGCGTGGCAGTTAAACCATCTCGGGTAAAGGAATCGAAGGTCCATCTCGAATGTGTTCTCGATCAAGTCCTTCACTTTGGCGGGGAAGAAGCCGGGTCTGGCAGTCTTGTCATTGGAAAGGTCGTCCATGTACATGTCGATGATGATCTTTATGAAAACGGACGCATCAATTCGGAAAAATTGAATCCGGTGGGAAGGCTGGCGGGTGCAACCTATACTCTGCCGCTGGCAAAGACCTTTGAGCTTCAAAGAAAATAG